The Arachis ipaensis cultivar K30076 chromosome B03, Araip1.1, whole genome shotgun sequence region atgTCATTTAATCTGGAGTTATATGGAGTCTCTATCATGTGTAGTCTGAACTTTGAAAGCTTTTTAAAACTGCCATTTTTCTCTAATATTGTTTTGTTCTTACTTACTCCTGTTGTATAGGATAATAGACCTTTATACCAGTGCCATTTCCTTTTTTTCTAATAAAACTCGTTTTACCCGTTCAACAAAACTGCCGATGCTCACATATAGTAAAAATGATACTGAAAGCTCGNNNNNTCGTTTAAGATTATtaatattctcttcttttatatatatttacttaCATTTTTTTATATCATAGGATCACCTAGTCATTCTTCAGGACATGCTTATGATACCACAAATGGTAGTGTCAATGAAATTACTGGTCTTCCTGCCCCGATAGCGAATGGCAAGGTATATCCCTCTTGTTTACTTTTTCTTTGTCTTCCTTTATTTATGTCATTTAATTCCAGttgtaattaatattttttatgtataCAGGCATCTCTTGCTCAGGGATTTCTAACCCGAAACTCCAAATTATCCAAGTCTGACATTGTTTGGTCTGGAGTGGCGTGGACGTGCGGCAAGCAGCTTAAACATTATCATGCTTTTTGCAGGAATGGCATCAAAATAATTGTAAGTATTCCTCATCCATCCAACTGCTAAACAAACATGAAAGTATTGGAAAATGGACTTGAACTGAGGTTTCAAGTATTGTTGCTCATCCTTTGATATTTTATTCTATAGATTATACAGAGAAGGATCTAGTGCATTGAGTTTAGCATAGAGGAAAATATTTGAGTTGTACATATCTCTTTGCTAATAACATCACATATATCATTGCCCCCTTTCTGGTTTACAGGTTCAATCATTTGTTTTTGTCATGGGCAAGGGAGAGAATCATTATGTTGCTTATTTAGAGGATATGTATGAAGATAGGAGGGGGCAGAAAAAGGTCAAAGCGAGGTGGTTTCACCATAATCAGGAAGTCAAGGGTGTGATTCCCATACGAAATCCACATCCTCGGGAAGTTTTCATCACACCATATTCTCAAGTCATTAGTGCAGAGTGTATTGATGGTCCTGCCGCGGTCTTAAGTCGTGAACATTATGAAAAATGCATGCCTTGCTTTTCCCCAACTTCATCTGATAGAATACATATGTGCTTTAGGCAATTTAGGAGCAACAAAGTCAAACCCTTTGACTTGAGTAAACTGCGTGGCTACTATGATCAACCAATTCTTTCTTGCTTGCAATTTGATTCTATGCTGAACCCCAAGGGAAATAGCCTAGCAGGAGGAGATGAAGAGTTGAGTGCAGGTGAAAATGTAAAGCTCAGAGCCAAGAGAAGGGATAGGGGAACTCCTCAGTCTTTGATGGGTCGACAAGGAGTTAGGAAGTTAGTTAGGAGTCAGCAAATGATGGTATACAAAAACTCTCAGGGTGTAAATAATTCTAGGACAGATAGGAAATTGTTTTCTCAGAAGGAAGTTGAATCTCAACCTTGGTATAATGTCACATACAAGATTGATGACAAGATAGAGGTCCTCTGTCAGGATAGTGGTATCAGAGGCTGCTGGTTCAGGTGTACGGTTGTGCAGGTATCTCGGAAAGAGATGAAAGCCCAATATGATGATATTCAGGATGAAGATGGAAGTGGAAATCTTGAGGTATAGTCCTGCTTTTGTGGTTCTCCAAATTCTGTTTCCTTTGTTGGTTAAATCCTACAATAGTTGGCATATATAAAGCCGGCTCCTATTTACTGTTTGTTATCATGGTCAAAAAGAACATTTAAGGCTCTACTTCTTCTACAGCAACTTGTAAATGGAAAGAAATGTTCTTTTATAATTGTAGTTTATATCTTATGTGGATTGTGCTAGACTAATGAT contains the following coding sequences:
- the LOC107630234 gene encoding uncharacterized protein LOC107630234 isoform X1, producing MAVTDRCFVEWKEQFVSQERGNRVVHYYLKDSDGESILAVVGTERSVRHMFYVVADEFLEICGKEGSVPAGFKWRSRREVVDWLTSTLSKQHLQGDRSGSPSHSSGHAYDTTNGSVNEITGLPAPIANGKASLAQGFLTRNSKLSKSDIVWSGVAWTCGKQLKHYHAFCRNGIKIIVQSFVFVMGKGENHYVAYLEDMYEDRRGQKKVKARWFHHNQEVKGVIPIRNPHPREVFITPYSQVISAECIDGPAAVLSREHYEKCMPCFSPTSSDRIHMCFRQFRSNKVKPFDLSKLRGYYDQPILSCLQFDSMLNPKGNSLAGGDEELSAGENVKLRAKRRDRGTPQSLMGRQGVRKLVRSQQMMVYKNSQGVNNSRTDRKLFSQKEVESQPWYNVTYKIDDKIEVLCQDSGIRGCWFRCTVVQVSRKEMKAQYDDIQDEDGSGNLEEWIPTFKLAMPDKLGMRHPGRSTIRPAPPTSNDQELVIGVGTAIDAWWSDGWWEGVVTGTDNYVDDNVQAYFPGERLLMKVSKKDLRISRDWSGDKWIGIKPKLDITSTIFDINGVNTKHSTSPAKDGDSVGAANSCDEVPASDETINEPDFAEEKVEGVAEDGDNNDDDGENDNNNLLSEKDTQADNNVIELNSIGNENNDDDSNKDSDDNVDNKDREKNNDNKETEAFGASVADGKAGEPVEMAV